The proteins below are encoded in one region of Syntrophotalea carbinolica DSM 2380:
- the nhaA gene encoding Na+/H+ antiporter NhaA — protein MPFRIAFLKQPFEDFFKHQASGGIVLLGATVLALVLANSPWSGQYFHFWEIKLTIGFDHFGLTQTLHHWINDGLMAVFFFLVGLELKREFMDGELASFRQAMLPIAAAFGGMLVPALIFHFINPMVPEAKGWGIPMATDIAFALGVLALLRGKISRSLAIFLTALAIVDDLGAVLVIALFYSGELAVGKLLVALVLLLILIAGNRLGVQSLNFYGLLGFCLWVVLLKSGLHASIAGVLIGMVIPARPRLCHEEFVDQTEKYMARYKEIGEVPGPFHHEERLGALLALEHICHDAMSSLQRMEHELHHWVIFGVIPIFALANAGLVLQLGNLVTAVTHPVTLGVALGLLLGKPLGILFFSWISVRVGLCALPRGTSWMDVFGVGILGGIGFTMSLFISNLAFMNIVMSNNAKLGIFIASMLAGAAGFTVLSRASARKAH, from the coding sequence ATGCCTTTTCGAATCGCTTTTCTGAAGCAGCCGTTCGAGGACTTTTTCAAACACCAGGCGTCCGGCGGTATCGTCTTGCTCGGGGCCACGGTTTTAGCTCTGGTCCTGGCCAATTCCCCCTGGAGCGGTCAGTATTTCCATTTCTGGGAAATCAAGCTGACCATCGGATTTGATCATTTCGGTCTGACCCAGACGTTACACCATTGGATCAACGATGGCTTGATGGCCGTGTTTTTTTTCCTGGTCGGTCTGGAACTCAAACGAGAATTCATGGACGGCGAACTGGCCAGTTTCCGCCAGGCTATGCTGCCCATTGCGGCGGCGTTTGGCGGTATGCTGGTGCCTGCCCTGATTTTTCATTTCATCAACCCGATGGTACCTGAAGCCAAGGGCTGGGGGATCCCCATGGCGACGGATATCGCTTTTGCCCTGGGGGTTCTGGCGCTGCTCCGGGGCAAGATTTCCAGGTCGCTTGCCATCTTTTTAACGGCCCTGGCTATTGTTGACGATCTCGGCGCGGTGCTGGTGATCGCCCTGTTTTATAGCGGCGAATTGGCCGTTGGAAAATTGCTTGTGGCCCTGGTGTTGCTGCTGATTCTGATCGCCGGCAACCGCCTGGGGGTGCAGTCCCTCAATTTTTACGGTTTGCTCGGATTCTGTCTGTGGGTGGTGTTGTTGAAATCCGGGTTGCATGCGTCCATTGCCGGGGTGTTGATAGGGATGGTCATTCCTGCGAGGCCGCGCCTTTGCCACGAGGAGTTCGTGGATCAGACGGAAAAATACATGGCACGTTATAAGGAAATCGGAGAAGTTCCCGGGCCTTTTCATCATGAGGAACGGCTCGGCGCGCTGCTCGCGCTCGAGCACATTTGCCATGACGCCATGAGTTCCTTGCAGCGCATGGAGCACGAGTTGCACCACTGGGTGATTTTCGGCGTCATACCGATCTTCGCCCTTGCAAACGCCGGTCTGGTGCTGCAACTGGGAAATCTGGTTACCGCGGTGACCCATCCGGTCACCCTCGGGGTGGCCCTGGGATTGCTGCTGGGCAAGCCCCTTGGCATTCTGTTTTTTTCATGGATTTCGGTTCGTGTCGGACTCTGTGCTCTGCCACGGGGAACCTCCTGGATGGATGTTTTTGGGGTCGGCATCCTTGGTGGCATCGGGTTTACCATGTCGTTATTTATCAGTAATCTGGCGTTTATGAATATCGTCATGTCCAATAACGCCAAGCTTGGCATTTTTATCGCGTCCATGCTGGCCGGTGCGGCAGGTTTCACTGTTCTTTCGCGTGCTTCTGCCCGCAAGGCCCATTGA
- a CDS encoding FAD-dependent oxidoreductase, with product MADDLMQCTVCGYIHVGTDLPDCCPVCGVEKELFEKKQAPDSKAAEAAPTAWRCLICNYLHEGPVPPESCPVCGAGADQFEPVFKQVQPTGKVDSADAIVIVGAGISGISAAEAARKTAPQAKISVISREADLPYYRINLTRYLAGELTTEQLLIHPAQWYEDNAIELHLGVEVTAVDVRNKTLGLSSRDTISYDKLILSMGAHSFVPPVGGATKAHVKTLRTQKDAAEILEAARPEKSCVVIGGGVLGLETGAALARRGVSVTIIEGFDWLLPRQLNRAAGERLAGYVEALGVRLICGGRVRELAGEQAVSGVVLESGEVVPADMVIFAAGVRCNSALARQAELEVNNGILVDNSMRTSNADIFAVGDVAEHQGVIYGTWMPAQHQGKVAGINAAGGQARFTGIPRSSILKVLDVDLFSVGEVHPDDGSFQLFEDHDDDRYAFFVFRNARLVGAILMGDTGLSARLKELIESQASCAEILAEAATAADIRQGLLSGPRVS from the coding sequence ATGGCCGACGACCTTATGCAGTGTACCGTTTGCGGATATATTCATGTTGGAACCGATTTGCCTGACTGTTGCCCGGTCTGCGGCGTTGAGAAAGAACTTTTCGAGAAAAAACAGGCCCCGGATTCGAAGGCCGCTGAAGCCGCGCCTACGGCGTGGCGCTGTTTGATTTGCAATTATCTGCACGAGGGCCCCGTGCCGCCCGAGTCATGTCCGGTATGCGGAGCTGGTGCCGATCAGTTTGAGCCGGTATTTAAACAGGTGCAGCCGACCGGAAAAGTTGACTCCGCCGATGCCATCGTCATCGTCGGCGCGGGTATTTCCGGAATCTCCGCTGCGGAGGCAGCGCGCAAGACGGCACCGCAAGCGAAAATCAGTGTTATCAGTCGCGAAGCGGATTTGCCTTACTATCGGATTAATCTGACCCGCTACCTGGCCGGGGAATTGACCACCGAACAACTGCTCATTCATCCGGCGCAGTGGTACGAAGATAACGCCATCGAATTACATCTCGGTGTCGAAGTTACGGCTGTTGATGTCCGGAACAAGACCCTCGGCCTCAGCAGCCGGGATACCATCAGTTATGACAAGCTGATTCTTTCCATGGGGGCCCATTCGTTCGTGCCACCTGTAGGCGGGGCCACCAAAGCCCATGTCAAAACCCTGCGCACGCAGAAAGACGCCGCGGAGATTCTCGAAGCGGCCAGACCCGAAAAGTCGTGTGTGGTCATCGGCGGCGGAGTGCTGGGGTTGGAAACGGGCGCCGCTCTGGCGCGACGAGGTGTCTCTGTGACCATCATCGAGGGTTTTGACTGGTTACTGCCGCGGCAGCTGAACCGGGCTGCCGGAGAACGTCTGGCCGGGTATGTCGAAGCTCTGGGGGTGCGCCTGATTTGCGGCGGTCGGGTCAGGGAGCTAGCGGGCGAACAGGCCGTATCCGGTGTCGTGCTGGAGTCGGGGGAAGTCGTGCCGGCGGACATGGTTATTTTTGCCGCGGGGGTTCGCTGCAATAGCGCCTTGGCGCGCCAGGCCGAGCTGGAAGTGAACAACGGCATCCTGGTGGACAACAGCATGCGTACCTCCAATGCGGATATTTTCGCCGTCGGCGACGTGGCCGAACATCAGGGGGTGATTTACGGAACCTGGATGCCGGCGCAACATCAGGGAAAGGTTGCCGGTATCAATGCCGCAGGAGGTCAGGCCCGTTTTACCGGCATTCCGCGTTCCAGTATTCTTAAGGTGCTCGATGTCGATCTGTTCAGTGTTGGGGAGGTTCATCCCGACGATGGCAGTTTTCAGCTGTTTGAAGACCATGACGACGACCGCTATGCCTTTTTTGTCTTTCGCAATGCCCGCCTTGTCGGGGCAATCCTGATGGGTGACACAGGTTTGTCCGCCCGGCTTAAGGAGTTGATCGAAAGCCAGGCCAGCTGCGCGGAAATTCTGGCCGAGGCCGCTACTGCGGCGGATATCCGGCAGGGCCTCCTGTCCGGCCCCCGGGTTTCCTGA
- a CDS encoding HAD family hydrolase, with protein MQETIAIVFDFDDTLAPDSTSSFLDTRGIDVPHFWQHKVLPRIEAGWDPVPAYLYEMIVLSDSGSPIRRDDFVRWGKRIKPFTGATRIFDRVRRHAESINEKVVVEFYLISSGIGDILRHTRLARQFSDIWACDFHYGDDGGIVYPKNIVSFTDKTRFLFQIAKGITGPECRREPFAVNRKISQRQLRVPFDQMIVVGDGLTDIPCFSLVRRSGGYALGVFDRDNKAKWGRAWGFIEDGRVSNLVPADFSKNSALSLSLMMAVENLARKLKLRAQTYQG; from the coding sequence ATGCAGGAAACCATTGCGATCGTATTCGATTTCGACGATACCCTGGCACCGGACAGTACCTCGAGTTTTCTCGATACGCGGGGCATCGATGTGCCGCACTTCTGGCAACACAAGGTGCTCCCCCGGATTGAAGCCGGCTGGGATCCGGTGCCGGCCTACCTTTACGAAATGATCGTGTTGTCCGATAGCGGTTCCCCCATCCGGCGGGACGATTTTGTCCGATGGGGCAAACGTATCAAGCCTTTTACCGGCGCCACGCGGATCTTTGATCGGGTTCGCCGACATGCCGAGTCGATCAACGAAAAGGTAGTGGTTGAATTTTATCTGATCAGCAGCGGTATCGGAGATATTCTGCGTCATACCCGTTTGGCTCGCCAATTCAGCGATATATGGGCCTGTGATTTTCACTATGGCGATGATGGCGGTATTGTCTATCCCAAGAATATTGTCAGTTTCACGGACAAAACCCGCTTTTTATTTCAGATCGCCAAGGGGATCACCGGTCCGGAATGTCGACGCGAACCCTTTGCCGTCAACCGTAAAATCAGCCAACGGCAACTGCGCGTGCCTTTCGATCAGATGATCGTGGTTGGCGACGGTCTCACCGATATCCCCTGTTTTTCCCTGGTCCGCCGCAGCGGCGGGTATGCTCTCGGTGTTTTCGACCGGGACAACAAGGCCAAATGGGGCCGCGCCTGGGGCTTTATCGAAGACGGTCGGGTGTCCAACCTGGTGCCGGCGGATTTCAGCAAGAATTCGGCATTGTCTCTGTCGCTGATGATGGCGGTGGAAAACCTGGCCCGTAAACTCAAGCTAAGAGCCCAGACCTATCAGGGTTAA
- a CDS encoding flavodoxin family protein: MQQPKKIVAVVGSYRKGGIIDSAVDEVLAAAGERGARVSKIYLSEKQIGFCDNCRSCTQQQGDRRGVCVIKDDMAALLDELESADGIVLGSPINFFTVTALTKRFIERLVCYAWWPWGARVPRLRSKGRPRRAVLLLSCAMPVFLARMFCGAPREMKSAATVLGARIVGLLIVGQVAQQKNQPLPARARNRARRLGYRIAGE; encoded by the coding sequence ATGCAACAGCCAAAGAAAATCGTGGCCGTGGTCGGAAGTTACCGCAAGGGAGGTATTATCGATTCTGCTGTAGACGAAGTTCTGGCCGCGGCCGGTGAGCGTGGAGCCCGTGTCAGCAAAATCTATCTATCGGAAAAGCAGATCGGTTTCTGCGATAACTGCCGCAGCTGTACCCAGCAACAGGGCGATCGGCGCGGAGTCTGCGTGATTAAGGATGACATGGCCGCACTTCTGGATGAACTTGAAAGCGCCGACGGCATCGTGCTGGGATCCCCTATTAATTTTTTCACCGTGACGGCGCTGACCAAGCGGTTTATCGAGCGCCTGGTTTGTTATGCCTGGTGGCCCTGGGGCGCCAGGGTCCCCAGGTTACGTTCCAAAGGTCGTCCGCGCCGGGCTGTGTTGCTGTTGTCCTGCGCCATGCCGGTATTTCTGGCTCGTATGTTCTGCGGTGCGCCGCGGGAGATGAAATCGGCGGCGACGGTTCTGGGGGCACGGATTGTCGGATTGTTGATTGTCGGCCAGGTCGCGCAACAAAAGAATCAGCCACTGCCTGCTCGTGCCCGAAACAGGGCCAGACGCCTGGGATACAGGATTGCCGGCGAATAG
- a CDS encoding DUF2284 domain-containing protein, whose amino-acid sequence MLDRADVEKLLRQSGYDDFRWLAGAQLPVRQWVRFKCRYGCPNFGTHAACPPSVPNLDECREFFADYEHVAVLRLSASVSGLEEDEVWNRHVGQALLELERSVFLAGYVKAQVLFPGPCRLCRTCSGERRTCHRPADIRPSPEALGVDIFGTARLAGFEAAIAQTAGQPMARYAFLMVA is encoded by the coding sequence ATGCTGGATCGTGCCGACGTGGAAAAATTGCTGCGGCAAAGCGGTTACGACGATTTTCGCTGGCTGGCCGGTGCGCAACTGCCGGTGCGCCAGTGGGTCCGGTTCAAATGCCGCTACGGGTGTCCCAATTTCGGCACACATGCGGCATGTCCGCCCTCTGTACCGAACCTTGACGAGTGTCGGGAATTCTTTGCCGATTACGAACATGTTGCCGTTCTTCGCCTGAGCGCATCGGTGAGCGGGCTTGAGGAGGATGAGGTCTGGAACCGTCATGTCGGCCAGGCGCTGCTTGAGCTGGAACGGTCTGTCTTTTTGGCCGGCTACGTGAAGGCACAGGTCCTGTTTCCCGGCCCTTGTCGGTTGTGCCGGACGTGCAGCGGTGAACGACGGACGTGCCACCGTCCCGCCGATATCCGTCCCAGTCCCGAGGCTCTCGGGGTCGATATCTTCGGTACCGCAAGGCTGGCTGGATTTGAGGCGGCAATAGCACAGACTGCAGGACAGCCTATGGCGCGGTATGCTTTCTTGATGGTGGCCTAA
- a CDS encoding winged helix-turn-helix domain-containing protein — protein MDRTFRVMLLGENQRLSNFLTDYLHRHGYETMAALQEPGICAAVACDKPDLMIIDSTPSATDADTLFHDIRTVYQGPVIVLTEPTDTQPMQDDTTLLSDAYVSKPIEPHTLLARMRTLLKRFYGSRGSDLSADMAKRPILHFGRLLINRPSRKVMFQKKTIPLSSTEFDLLTLLAGHAGTILDRDTINRRLRGIPYDGIDRSIDVSVSRLRKKLGDQKGHHSRIKTVWGKGYLFVPDAWE, from the coding sequence ATGGACCGAACCTTCCGCGTCATGTTGCTGGGAGAAAACCAACGTCTGTCGAACTTTCTTACGGATTACCTGCACCGTCACGGCTATGAAACCATGGCGGCATTGCAGGAACCTGGCATTTGTGCCGCCGTCGCCTGCGATAAGCCGGACCTGATGATTATCGATTCAACACCTTCTGCCACCGACGCCGATACATTGTTCCACGATATACGCACGGTTTACCAGGGACCGGTGATCGTGCTGACCGAACCGACGGATACTCAGCCCATGCAGGATGATACAACCCTGCTGTCCGATGCCTATGTCAGCAAACCTATCGAACCGCATACCCTGTTGGCCAGGATGCGGACACTGCTGAAACGATTTTACGGCTCCAGGGGATCGGATCTCTCGGCGGACATGGCCAAAAGGCCAATACTGCACTTCGGCCGGTTGCTGATCAACCGTCCATCCCGCAAAGTCATGTTCCAGAAAAAAACCATCCCCTTGAGCAGCACCGAGTTCGACCTGCTCACCCTGCTGGCCGGCCATGCCGGTACCATACTCGACCGGGACACCATCAACCGGCGATTGCGCGGTATCCCGTACGACGGAATCGACCGCTCCATCGATGTCTCTGTGTCGCGCCTGCGTAAAAAGCTGGGTGACCAAAAAGGGCACCATTCCCGTATTAAGACGGTCTGGGGCAAAGGATACCTGTTTGTACCCGACGCCTGGGAATGA
- the budA gene encoding acetolactate decarboxylase has translation MSLLMFCSPVWAGRDTLVQVSTIDALLGGLYDGTLSIEELRRDGDFGIGTFDRLNGEMMLVDGVVYRIRSDGGVDVVSGTETTPFAAVTFFDAELQRQIPANTDFKGFQQWLDDLLPNPNLFYAIRIEGRFRFMKTRSVPAQTKPYPALAEVARHQPEFEFKDVEGVIVGYRSPAFVKGIGVPGYHLHFLTSDHRAGGHILAFTVQQASVRTDQTNEILLRLPDSSAFSGADLGKDRSVELKQVEQH, from the coding sequence ATGTCTCTGTTGATGTTTTGTTCGCCGGTCTGGGCCGGCCGCGATACCCTGGTGCAGGTATCGACCATCGATGCGTTGCTGGGCGGACTGTACGACGGTACCCTGTCTATCGAAGAGCTGCGTCGTGACGGTGATTTCGGCATCGGTACCTTTGATCGCCTCAACGGAGAAATGATGCTGGTCGATGGTGTGGTCTACCGTATCCGCAGTGACGGAGGGGTGGATGTCGTATCCGGTACGGAGACCACTCCGTTTGCCGCGGTAACCTTCTTTGACGCCGAACTCCAGCGGCAGATCCCCGCGAATACCGATTTTAAAGGGTTTCAGCAATGGCTCGATGACTTGCTGCCCAATCCCAATCTGTTTTATGCGATACGGATCGAAGGACGCTTTCGTTTCATGAAAACGCGTAGCGTTCCTGCGCAGACCAAACCCTATCCGGCTTTGGCGGAGGTTGCCCGGCATCAGCCGGAATTCGAGTTCAAGGATGTCGAAGGGGTGATCGTCGGTTACCGCAGCCCGGCTTTTGTCAAAGGCATCGGGGTGCCCGGCTATCATCTGCATTTCCTTACCTCCGACCATCGTGCCGGCGGACACATCCTCGCCTTCACTGTTCAGCAGGCCAGCGTTCGAACCGACCAGACCAACGAAATATTGTTGCGCCTGCCGGATTCATCGGCGTTTTCCGGCGCCGACCTTGGTAAAGACCGTAGCGTTGAATTAAAACAGGTCGAGCAGCATTAA
- a CDS encoding bifunctional 5,10-methylenetetrahydrofolate dehydrogenase/5,10-methenyltetrahydrofolate cyclohydrolase codes for MSAQLLEGKVVAAAVLEDVARRVAVLKDKGISPGLGTILVGDDGPSVSYVNKKRETCKQVGIASFHNEIPASATQSDLLAAVRDFNDSPDVDAYIIQYPLPKGFDFNEALNLMLPEKDADGLHPVNLGRLVLQEPGPVPCTPAGIRAMLQHYDIAIEGKEVVVIGRGPTLGRPLSLLLTLKQPYANAAVTVVHSGIKDLGAYTRRADIVIAAAGCPGIVQPDMIRPGAVVISGGISWEGRKLLPDVDEAVGEVAGWITPRLGGVGPTTVAMLLLNTVQAAEERARRAGKL; via the coding sequence ATGTCTGCCCAATTACTCGAAGGAAAAGTCGTCGCAGCTGCCGTGCTGGAAGATGTGGCAAGGCGGGTGGCTGTTCTCAAGGACAAGGGTATTTCGCCCGGTCTCGGTACGATTCTGGTCGGTGACGACGGTCCCAGTGTCAGTTATGTCAATAAAAAGCGCGAAACCTGCAAGCAGGTTGGCATCGCTTCTTTTCATAATGAAATCCCCGCTTCGGCCACCCAGTCGGATCTTTTGGCGGCGGTTCGCGATTTCAACGACAGTCCGGATGTGGATGCCTACATTATCCAGTATCCGCTGCCCAAGGGGTTCGATTTTAACGAAGCCCTTAATCTGATGCTTCCGGAAAAAGATGCCGATGGCCTGCATCCCGTCAATCTCGGACGGCTGGTATTGCAAGAGCCCGGCCCGGTGCCCTGTACCCCGGCCGGTATTCGCGCCATGCTGCAGCATTATGACATTGCCATCGAAGGCAAGGAGGTCGTGGTCATCGGTCGAGGACCGACTCTCGGTCGCCCTCTGTCTTTGCTGCTGACCCTTAAACAGCCTTATGCCAATGCCGCCGTCACCGTGGTGCACTCCGGAATCAAGGATCTTGGCGCTTATACCCGCCGGGCCGATATCGTTATCGCCGCTGCCGGCTGTCCCGGTATCGTTCAGCCGGACATGATCCGCCCCGGCGCTGTCGTTATCAGCGGCGGCATCAGCTGGGAAGGGCGCAAATTGCTGCCCGATGTCGATGAGGCGGTTGGCGAGGTCGCCGGTTGGATTACCCCGCGTCTCGGAGGCGTTGGCCCCACAACGGTTGCCATGCTGTTGCTTAATACGGTTCAGGCGGCAGAAGAGCGCGCTCGGCGGGCGGGCAAGCTCTGA
- a CDS encoding D-2-hydroxyacid dehydrogenase: MKIVVLDGHTLNPGDLSWDALAALGELTVYDRTAQDDIISRAKGAQLVLTNKIAFDETRLAQLEGLDYIGVTATGFNIVDIEAARRRGIVVTNVPAYSTRSVSQMVFALLLEMTQQVGYHSHLVRQENRWSRSPDFSFWDKPLIELDGLVFGVVGFGQIGRQVADIARAFGMQVIAHTAHPDKYTAYRKRGDVAFVSLDELFRRSDVISLHCPLTDATRQLVDTRRLSLMKDSALLINTARGDLLDEQAVALALAQNRIAGLGTDVLSCEPPSAGNPLLKAPNTFITPHIAWASCEARQRLMDIAVNNVRAFLAGTPQNVVN, encoded by the coding sequence ATGAAAATAGTTGTATTGGATGGGCATACCCTGAATCCCGGCGATCTCAGTTGGGATGCACTGGCCGCATTGGGAGAACTGACGGTTTACGATCGCACCGCCCAAGATGACATCATTTCGCGGGCCAAAGGCGCGCAACTGGTGTTGACCAATAAGATTGCTTTTGACGAAACGCGCCTTGCTCAGCTTGAAGGACTTGACTATATCGGTGTTACCGCCACCGGTTTCAATATTGTGGATATTGAAGCGGCCCGTCGGCGGGGGATCGTGGTGACCAATGTTCCGGCTTACAGTACCCGTTCTGTTTCGCAGATGGTCTTTGCCCTGCTGCTGGAAATGACCCAGCAGGTCGGTTATCACAGCCATCTGGTGCGACAGGAGAACCGATGGAGCCGCAGTCCCGATTTCAGTTTCTGGGATAAACCTCTGATCGAACTGGACGGACTTGTTTTCGGTGTGGTCGGTTTCGGACAGATCGGGCGTCAGGTGGCTGATATCGCCCGGGCTTTCGGCATGCAGGTCATCGCCCATACCGCTCATCCCGACAAATATACCGCGTATCGAAAGCGCGGAGACGTTGCCTTTGTCTCTCTCGATGAACTGTTCCGGCGCAGTGACGTTATCAGTCTGCATTGCCCCCTGACCGATGCCACCCGCCAGCTTGTCGATACCCGTCGATTATCCCTGATGAAGGATTCCGCCCTGCTCATCAACACGGCGCGGGGCGACTTGCTCGATGAGCAGGCTGTGGCCCTTGCCCTTGCTCAAAACCGTATTGCCGGGTTGGGAACCGACGTTTTGTCCTGCGAGCCGCCATCCGCCGGAAATCCTCTGCTCAAGGCTCCCAATACTTTCATTACGCCGCATATCGCCTGGGCAAGCTGTGAAGCCCGTCAGCGACTGATGGACATCGCGGTGAACAATGTGCGGGCTTTTTTAGCGGGAACGCCGCAAAACGTCGTGAACTGA
- a CDS encoding NlpC/P60 family N-terminal domain-containing protein, with the protein MARWVQNITVWITWMLLTACGEQVVQHRPGALQLPPQNLYAYVASETADVRLLSEARQQRLAEDYRCRFAAPWQAGWSGRSAEELFGNRQWLMENALYGGNRQPVPMPRRQRWLAQCAIETFPNADYPAITLRPSNLRGLPTRQPAFYAFSQPGEGFPFDYLQYSSIPASTPVRVRHRSADGCWVLVETEAMFGWLPAMDVAAVDTRLQQQYEAASWYVAVKDDVPLTDAAGNVLAVAGLGSLWAQPESGVVWVAVRGEDGRAKLRRANYHADSVRRFPVLCTPANMAIIGNRLLGKPYDWGDQFGERDCSSTLRDLFACFGLYLPRNSAAQAVVAQRLGLSEVAVTDRPQVIRSQAQPWLTLAYMPGHIMLYVGEFRDQPVFLHAMWGIKVEDRQGREGRYLVGKTVVTGLRVGEELIGIKRPGGLLQERIQQLVLLTTFGEADPVGEQRQ; encoded by the coding sequence GTGGCCAGGTGGGTACAAAACATAACAGTATGGATAACATGGATGTTGTTGACGGCCTGCGGCGAGCAGGTCGTGCAACACAGGCCGGGCGCGCTGCAGTTGCCGCCACAGAACCTCTATGCCTATGTCGCTTCTGAAACAGCGGATGTCAGGTTGCTTTCGGAGGCTCGCCAGCAACGTCTGGCGGAGGATTATCGCTGTCGTTTTGCGGCTCCATGGCAGGCTGGGTGGAGCGGGCGCTCTGCCGAAGAACTGTTTGGAAACCGCCAATGGCTTATGGAAAATGCCCTATATGGCGGGAATCGCCAGCCTGTCCCCATGCCGCGACGGCAGCGATGGCTGGCCCAATGCGCCATCGAAACCTTTCCCAATGCCGATTACCCAGCCATCACTTTACGCCCCTCGAATCTCCGGGGCCTGCCGACGCGGCAGCCGGCATTTTATGCTTTCAGTCAGCCCGGAGAAGGCTTTCCTTTCGATTATCTGCAGTATTCCTCGATCCCGGCCAGTACCCCGGTGCGCGTTCGTCACCGTTCTGCCGACGGTTGCTGGGTTTTGGTGGAGACCGAGGCCATGTTCGGCTGGTTGCCGGCCATGGATGTGGCTGCTGTCGACACCCGGCTGCAACAGCAGTACGAGGCCGCATCCTGGTACGTTGCGGTCAAGGACGATGTGCCGCTGACCGATGCGGCCGGTAATGTGCTGGCGGTGGCCGGTCTCGGCAGCCTCTGGGCACAACCCGAGTCCGGCGTGGTGTGGGTGGCGGTGCGGGGCGAAGACGGTCGCGCCAAATTACGGCGGGCAAACTATCATGCCGACTCGGTGCGCCGCTTCCCCGTGCTTTGCACGCCGGCGAATATGGCGATCATCGGCAATCGCCTGCTTGGCAAGCCCTACGACTGGGGCGACCAGTTCGGTGAACGCGACTGCTCCTCCACTCTGCGTGATCTTTTTGCCTGTTTCGGACTCTATCTACCGCGCAATTCCGCTGCGCAGGCCGTTGTGGCGCAGCGTCTCGGCTTGAGCGAGGTTGCCGTGACGGACCGGCCGCAGGTTATCCGCAGTCAGGCACAGCCTTGGTTGACACTGGCGTATATGCCCGGGCATATTATGTTGTATGTAGGAGAGTTCAGGGATCAGCCCGTGTTTTTGCATGCCATGTGGGGGATCAAAGTCGAGGACCGCCAGGGGCGGGAAGGTCGCTATCTGGTGGGGAAAACCGTCGTCACCGGACTGCGTGTTGGTGAGGAACTGATCGGGATAAAACGACCCGGCGGGTTGCTTCAGGAACGGATTCAGCAGCTGGTTTTGCTCACGACCTTTGGTGAGGCCGACCCGGTCGGGGAACAACGACAATAG